A region of Dioscorea cayenensis subsp. rotundata cultivar TDr96_F1 chromosome 5, TDr96_F1_v2_PseudoChromosome.rev07_lg8_w22 25.fasta, whole genome shotgun sequence DNA encodes the following proteins:
- the LOC120261883 gene encoding polygalacturonase At1g48100-like, with amino-acid sequence MTMFTVKFFSFLLILLFILSSTFQVCEARKGDLHSSSTTKPKPKPKPKPEPEPKPSPPPEPSPQPSKKFNVLDFGAKGNGISDDTKAFQSAWAAACKVQSSTVLVPSDSKFLVGPISFAGPDCQPNIVFQLDGTIIAPTSSKAWNSGILQWLEFTKLKDITIQGSGTIEGQGSTWWSSSYLNDNLAGKETHSKPTALRFYGSYNVKVTGIRIQNSPQCHLKFDNCEILEVSNITLSSPGDSPNTDGIHLQNSRDAVIHHSDLACGDDCISIQTGCSNIMVHDVNCGPGHGISIGGLGKDKTKACVSNVTVQDVHFANTLTGVRIKSWQGGSGLAKNIKFTNVQVSQVEMPIVIDQYYCDGKSSCKNQTSAVALSGITYEKIKGTYTVKPVHLACSDSSPCLAISLTDIELEPINKGLEMSGPFCWQAYGATHRPTVPPIDCLLESKTASYKMNTDQDSC; translated from the exons ATGACTATGTTTACtgtaaaattcttttcttttctcctcATTCTTCTCTTCATTCTTAGTTCTACTTTTCAAGTCTGTGAGGCGAGAAAAGGTGACCTCCATTCAAGCAGTACAACAAAACCGAAACcgaaaccaaaaccaaaaccggaaccggaaccgaaACCAAGTCCACCCCCTGAACCAAGCCCACAGCCTTCAAAAAAGTTCAATGTACTAGATTTCGGCGCGAAGGGGAATGGAATTTCCGATGATACTAAG GCATTCCAATCTGCATGGGCAGCTGCTTGCAAAGTTCAATCATCAACAGTCCTAGTTCCTTCTGATTCCAAGTTCTTAGTAGGTCCAATCTCTTTTGCCGGTCCTGATTGCCAACCTAACATAGTGTTTCAG TTGGATGGAACCATTATTGCGCCGACAAGCTCGAAAGCTTGGAACTCAGGTATCTTACAATGGCTTGAGTTCACAAAGCTCAAAGACATCACAATACAAGGCAGTGGTACAATAGAAGGCCAAGGAAGCACCTGGTGGAGTAGTTCATATCTCAATGATAATTTG GCAGGAAAGGAGACACACAGCAAACCAACA GCATTAAGGTTTTATGGTAGCTATAATGTTAAGGTTACAGGGATTAGAATCCAGAACAGTCCTCAGTGTCACCTCAAGTTTGATAACTGTGAAATATTAGAGGTCTCCAACATCACTCTATCTTCACCTGGAGACAGCCCCAACACTGATGGAATCCATCTTCAGAACTCCAGAGATGCTGTTATCCATCACAGTGATCTTGCCTGTG GAGATGACTGCATCTCCATCCAAACAGGATGCTCCAACATCATGGTGCATGATGTTAACTGTGGACCAGGCCATGGAATCAGCATTGGAGGTCTTGGCAAGGACAAGACCAAAGCCTGTGTCTCCAATGTCACTGTTCAGGATGTTCACTTTGCCAACACCTTAACTGGTGTCAGAATCAAGTCATGGCAG GGTGGTTCAGGGTTAGCAAAGAACATCAAATTCACAAATGTTCAGGTCTCACAAGTTGAGATGCCAATTGTGATTGATCAGTATTATTGTGATGGGAAAAGTTCATGCAAGAACCAAACATCAGCGGTAGCATTGTCAGGAATCACATATGAGAAAATTAAAGGGACTTATACTGTAAAACCAGTGCACTTAGCTTGCAGTGATAGTTCACCATGTTTAGCCATCTCCTTGACTGACATTGAGCTCGAACCGATTAACAAAGGGTTAGAGATGTCTGGGCCGTTCTGTTGGCAGGCTTACGGAGCAACACACCGCCCGACGGTCCCACCGATTGATTGTTTGCTCGAAAGCAAGACGGCGAGTTACAAGATGAATACTGACCAAGATTCTTGCTAA
- the LOC120261666 gene encoding protein RADIALIS-like 3, with the protein MASGSLSRSSGSSWTTKQNKMFERALAVFDKDTPDRWQNVARAVEGKSAEEVKRHYELLIEDLNHIESGQVPFPTYKSPASSRVTNEEQRLRYMKLQ; encoded by the exons ATGGCATCAGGATCACTGTCACGTAGCTCAGGTTCATCTTGGACAACCAAGCAGAACAAAATGTTCGAACGTGCACTGGCCGTGTTTGACAAGGACACACCGGACCGATGGCAGAACGTCGCCCGTGCCGTCGAGGGGAAGTCTGCCGAAGAAGTTAAGCGACActatgagctcctcattgaggacCTCAACCACATTGAGTCTGGCCAAGTTCCATTCCCCACCTACAAGTCTCCTGCTTCTTCCCGTGTCACTAATGAAGAGCAGAG GTTGAGGTATATGAAGCTTCAGTGA